In a single window of the Bactrocera dorsalis isolate Fly_Bdor chromosome 2, ASM2337382v1, whole genome shotgun sequence genome:
- the LOC109579562 gene encoding protein takeout, with product MRAQEDFFLNVVVIKDADDIKPCVAGDDKCIIENINTVLAKKYEGDESFGLPKLEPFKMDDIIISQDSTSPLAIHLTLRNPLGYGAKDLTTRKVKGFGKNPDGRHEIIIAAPALTLLSDYKIDGKVLILPIQGEGKANITLVQPVIRIRIDATSRNENGNTFMDIKEFRIECKVKRMIMQFDNLFNGDKALGDNINSFLNENWQEIYAELKVPFYDAIAKAMNAAAKQVFKTIPYNEIFQI from the exons ATGAGAGCCCAAgaagattttttcttaaatgtaGTAGTAATCAAAGACG CCGATGACATCAAACCATGTGTTGCAGGGGATGATAAATGTATTATTGAGAATATAAACACTGTACTTGCCAAAAAATATGAGGGCGATGAAAGTTTCGGTTTACCTAAGCTAGAACCTTTCAAGATGGATGATATTATCATTAGTCAAGATTCGACGAGTCCTTTAGCAATTCATCTCACGCTACGTAACCCCCTTGGGTATGGCGCCAAGGACTTGACAACaagaaaagtgaa GGGTTTCGGCAAAAATCCAGATGGCCGTCACGAAATCATAATAGCGGCACCTGCCCTAACGCTATTATCCGATTACAAAATTGATGGTAAAGTACTGATACTGCCCATACAAGGCGAAGGCAAAGCCAATATCACATTAG TGCAACCTGTGATACGAATCCGCATAGATGCAACATCACGCAATGAGAATGGCAACACATTTATGGACATCAAGGAATTTCGCATTGAATGCAAAGTTAAACGCATGATAATGCAATTCGATAACCTTTTTAACGGTGACAAAGCCCTGGGTGACAACATCAATAGTTTTTTGAACGAAAACTGGCAGGAGATTTATGCTGAGCTGAAAGTACCCTTTTATGACGCGATCGCCAAAGCAATGAATGCGGCTGCAAAGCAAGTCTTCAAAACGATTCcttataatgaaatatttcaaatataa